The genomic DNA CCACCACGGCTCCGGGCGGTCCGGCCGGCGCGGGCGGTGCCGCGTCCGAGACGGCGCATCCAATGGACGGCGTCGTGCCCGGTCCGCTGCGCCACGGCGGCCCCGAGCTCCCGCCGACCTGCACCGCGACCGAGGCGACCCTGCTGTTCGTCACGGTGCTGGCCGAGGCGTGGCGCTGGGGCATGCCCCGGGCCGAGGTCGCGGAGCTGCTGCCCGCCGCCGAGCGGGCGCTGGGAGCGCTGCGGGCGGCGGTCGCGGACGGCACCGACGGACCGGAGGGTTTCGTCACCGACCTCGGCCGGTCGGCCGCGGAACGGGCGGCCCGTCCGGGCGCGGCCCGCTGCGAGGTGCAGGCGCAGGCCCACCGGGCGGCGCTGCACGGCGCCGACCTGCTGGACGCCTTCGACCGGCCGGGCGCGCAGGAGTGGCGGTCCTGGGCGGCCGGGCTGCGCGAGCGGTTCCGCGAGCGGTTCTGGATCGACGACCTGTCGGGCGGCCGCCCGGCCGCCGCGCTGCTCCCGGACGACCGGCCGCTGCCTGCGCTGGCGTCCACCCTGGTGCACCTCTTCGACGTTGGCCTGGCCGGCGACGGCGACTCGTACGAGGGGCTGCTGGACCGCGAGCAGTCCCGACTGCTCGCCCAGCGCCTGGTCACCCCGGAGCTCGACTGCGGTTGGGGGCTGCGGACGCTCAGCGCCAAGTCGCCCCGGTTCAACCCGCTCGGCCACCGCAGCGGCGCGGTCCGGGTGCACGAGACGGTGCTCGCTGTCTCCGGCCTCGCCGAGGCGGGATTCGAACGGGAGGCGGGAGCGCTGCTGGAGGGGCTGCTGGACAGCTCCACCCACTTCGAGGCCCGGCTCCCCGAGATGTACGCGGGCGAGCAGAAGGTGGCGGACTGTCCGCCGGTGCCGCACCACGCCGCGTGCCGGCCGGCTGCGGTGTCCGCCGCGGCCGCCGTGCACCTGGTGCTGTCGCTCGCCGGCGTGCGGCCCGACGTGCCGTCCGGGCGGGTGGCGGTGCGTCCGGCCAGCACCGCGCCGTTGGGTGAACTGCAGCTGACCGGGCTTCGGATCGCCGGTGAGCCGTTCTCGGTCCGGGTCAGCCGGATCGGCGTGGCGGTGGTGGAGGAGGCCCCGGCGGCGCTGCAGCTCGGCGCCCGCTGACGGGTCGGCGCGGTCGGTACCCCCGGTCTGTTCCCTTGCTCCGGCGCCGGTCGGCATCCCGGGGCCGGTACCCGGTCGGTGCCCCGGGCCGGCGCCGGGCAGCACCCCGGGCGGTACCAAGGACCGGCGCCGGGCTGTGGATCGGGCTGCGGGGCGGGTTGCGGGGCGGGTTGTCCCTCGGGTCGGCCCACAGCCCGTGGGTCGGGCTGCACCTCAGGCCGTGCGTGGGGCAACCGTCCCGAGCTCTGTGTTTATCGTCAGAGAGACGACTATGATCGTCGGCATGTCGCGCTATGACCCGTCGGCCTTCCCCCCGTTCGCCGTGACCGTCGACCTGGTGGTGCTGACGGTGCGGGACCACGCGCTGTGCGCACTGCTGGTCAAGCGCGGCGAGGCGCCGTTCCAGGGTTACTGGGCGCTGCCCGGTGGCTTCGTCCGCCCGGACGAGGGCCTCGCCGAGGCGGCCTCCCGCGAGCTCGCGGAGGAGACCGGCCTGCGCGCCCACTCCTCGGCTGGCCAGGCGACGGCCGGCGCCCACCTGGAGCAGCTGGCGACGTACGGGCACCCGCAGCGGGATCCGCGCATGCGGGTGGTCAGCGTGGCGTACCTGGTGCTCGCGCCGGACCTGCCGACGCCGCGCCCGGGCGGTGACGCGAGCGGTGCCCGCTGGGCGCCGGTCGGCGAGCTGCTCGGTGCCTCCCCGGCGGACGGCGTGCCGCTCGCCTTCGACCACGGCCAGATCCTCGCCGAGGGCGTGGAGCGGGCCCGGTCGAAGATCGAGTACTCCTCGCTGGCGACGGCGTTCTGCCCGCCCGAGTTCACCGTCGGCGAGCTGCGCCGGGTGTACGAGGCGGTGTGGGGCGTGGTGCTGGACCCGCGCAACTTCCACCGGAAGGTGACCGGCACGCCCGGCTTCCTGCTGCCCTCCGGGGGCACGACGACCCGTCAGGGCGGGCGTCCGGCCCAGCTCTTCACGGCGGGCGGTGCGACGCTGCTCAACCCGCCGATGCTACGCCCGGAGTCCTGACCGGGCGCTCCGGCCGGGCCGGCTCCGGCCGAGTTCCGACCAGGCCCTGAGCAACTCCTGAGCAACTCCTGACCGGCGGACGACCGAGCCCTGCTCCGGTCCTGGTCACGCCGCCGCCGGGTCGTCCGGCGGAAGCTGTCGCCTGATCGGGTGAGGCGCGCGGCCACACCCCCTCCGACGCATCCGGAATGCCCGGAATCTACCGCTCCGCGTCCTACTGTGCTGGCGGCAGGCACAGCGGACGGCGCCCGGACAGGGGAGCGGCAGCGATGATCCAGATCACCGGACTGACCAAGGTCCACCGGCGCGGGCGGCCCCCGGCGCTGCTGGACCTGACCTTCGATGCCCGCCCCGGCGTGGTGACCGCGCTGCTCGGTGACGCGGGCGCGGGCAAGACCACCGCGCTGAGGCTGATGGTGGAGCTCGAACGCGGCCTCGGCATCACGCTGTTCGACGGCCGCACCTACCGCAGCATCCGGCGCCCGGAGCGCGAGATCGGCGTGATGCTGCCCAGCGCGCGCCCGACCGCCGGGCACCCCGGGCAGCGGGCGCGCAGCCACCTGCGGATGCTCGCGGGCAGCGTCGGCCTCCCGGCCCGGCGTGCGGACGAGTTGCTGGAGCAGGCCCGGCTGGCGGCCGTGGCCGAGCACCGGCTGCGCGCCTTCTCGCCCGGGATGAACCGGCGGCTGGCCCTGGCCGCGGCCCTGCTGGGCGACCCGAACACGCTCCTGCTGGACGCCCCGACCGAGGGGCTGTCGCCGCGCAACGAGGAGTGGTTCCACGCTTTCTGCCGATCCTTCGCGGTGGCCGGCGGGACGGTCGTGGTGACCACCCGCAGCCCGCAGGAGGCGGCCTCGCTCGCCGACCGCGTGGTCACCCTGGACCGGGGCCGACTGGTCGCGGACCAGCCGGTGGCGGAGTTCCGGCGGACCCGGTTGCACCCCGAGGTCGCGGTGCGCGGCCCGCAGATGGCCCGCCTCGCGGACCTGCTGACCGGCCAGGGGGCGCAGGTCCGGCGGGACGGCGGCGCGGGCCTTGCGGTGAGCGGCATCGGCCGCACCGAGATCGGCGAACTCGCCTACCGCCACGGCATCCTGCTGCACGAGCTGGCCGACCGGGTGGTGGAGCAGCCGGTACCGCACCCGTCGCTGCCGAGCGGTTCGGGCCGCTCGGGGCACGTCCTGGTGCGCGGGCGCGACCGGCGCGCGGCGGAGCCCGTACCGGCGGCGCGGCCGGAGCCGGCGACCGAGCTGTTGTCCCCGGTCGGCCGGGAGGAACCGCTGCACGAGCCCGTCCCGGCCGCTGTGGTCGTCGGACGCCCCGCCGAGCCCGAGCCCGAGCGCGCACCGGATCCGGTGCCGCAGCACCTGGGCGCGTACCACCCGGGAGCGCACCACATGGACACGCACCACGTGGGAGCGCACCAGATGGGCGCGAACCCGGCGGCACAGCATCTGGGGCCGCAGCCGGGAGCGCAGGTGGGGCAGCAGTCGGTGCTGCCGCCGGCCGGCCGGTTCGCGGACCAGGAGGCGTTCCCGCTGGACGGGCACCTTGTGCAGGCACCGATGGCGGCGCAGGCTCCGGTGGCGACCCAGACCCCGGCGACCCAGGCCCCGGTGGCGGCGCAGATCCCGCCCGCGGCGCAGATCCCGCCCGCAGCGCAGGGCCATGCGATGCGGCCGGAGCGCCCGCTGTTCCGGGAAGAGCCGGCGCTCGACGGCCGGGCGGAGGGCGACGGCGGGCAACCGCCGTTCCCCGGCCCGCTCGCGGGCCACTGATCCGCCGTCACCACGCGGCCCCCACCCGTACCCCTCGCACCACCCCGCCTCGCCCCGCGCCCGACCCGCGCCGGGCCCGAACTCCGGAACGAGTGACCCGTGCGCGTACTGGCCTACGAGCTGCGCCGCCTGCGCGGCCTGCGTTCGACCTGGTTGATCCTGGGCGCCGTCCTGCTGGCCGACGCGGCCGTGGCGGCGGTGCTGGCCCGGCAGTTGCCGGACGGCGAGCTGTCGGTGGCGGCGGCGGTGCGGTGCGTGGCGGCGGTGGTGCCGCTGCTGCCGCTGCCGGTCGCGGCGCTCGGCGCGGGCGCGCTCGGCGCGCTGTCGTACGGGCACGAGGTGCGCTACCCGGGGCTCGCCGCCTCGCGGGTCTCGTTCGGCCGCCGGATCGGTCTGGTCGGCGGCAAGCTCGCCGTGATCGGCGCGGTGTCGGCGCTGCTGGCGGCGGTGTCGCTGGCGGTGGACGCGGTGGTGGTGCGCTTCGCGGCGCTGCCGGACGGGGTGGACGGCTCGGCGGTCTTCGACGGGCTGGCGGCGTTCCGCCCCGGAGCGGCCGCAGCGGCCGCAGCGGGCAGCGCGGCGGTCGGCGCGACGGCCGCGGCGGGAACCGCCCCGGGTTCGGGTCCGGTCGCGGCCTCGGTGACGGACGGCGCGGCGGGCACGCTGCTGGCGGAGGGTTCGGCCGGCCGTCCGCTGCTGGCGTTCGTGGTGATGGTGGTGCTCGGCGGCTGCGCCGGCCTGCTGCTGACCTCGGTGGTGCGCAGTGCGGCGGCCGGTCTGCTGGCGCTGTGCGCGCTCCCGGCATTGCTGGAGCCGACCGCGGGGCTGGTGCTGCGTCAGGGCGGCCTGGAATGGCCGGTGTGGGCGCGCGAGCTGATGCCGTTCCAGTACGGGCTGGACTGGGTGCGCGGGACGCCGGGTGCCGTCGCGACGGCCGGTCCGGAGCCGCTGCTGCTGGCCGCTCTGCTGGCGCCGGTGGTGTTGCTGCTGGCGGCGGGCGTGCTGGTCCAGTTCCGTCGCCGGGCGCTCTGACCGGCGCCGGCCAGGACCGAGAAGGCATGATGTGACCGCAGTGGGACTGGTTTGGCCATTTCTTCCTGATAAGAAGTCAATTATCCAGTCACGGCCGATCACCCTTTCGTGTGCTTTTCAGGAGAATCCTCAAGGCGGCTCCGCCGATCGCCGACAAAGGAGCTGTGAGTACCCTTGCGCACCCCACCATGACCGCAGCCCGCGCGGCCGAGTCGATCTCGGCCGGCGAGCTGGACCGTTTCCCCTACGCCGACCGGCCCACCCCGCCCGCCCCCCGCTGGGAGGGCGCCGAGTCGGAGCTCGGCCGGGTCGGCCGGAAGACCACCAGCAGCCGCGGCCGCGGTCTGCACGGCCAGTTGGTGCAGCAGCTCGGCCAGATGATCGTCTCCGGCGACCTGGGCGCCGACCGCCCGCTGGTGCCGGAGGAGATCGGCCAGCGCTTCGAGGTGTCCCGCACGGTCGTCCGCGAGTCGCTGCGGGTGCTGGAGGCCAAGGGCCTGGTCTCCGCCCGGCCGAACGTCGGCACCCGGGTCCGCCCGGTCGGCGACTGGAACCTGCTGGACCCGGACATCATCGAGTGGCGCGCCTTCGGCCCGCAGCGCGACGAGCAGCGCCGCGAGCTGTTCGAGCTGCGCTGGGCGATCGAGCCGCTGGCCGCCCGGCTGGCCGCCGGCCACGGCCGGGAGGACGTCCAGGCCCGCCTGGTCGAGCTGACCGAGATCATGGGCCACGCCGGGGCCCAGGGCGACCTGGTCAGCTACGGCCGGGCCGACGCCGAGCTGCACGGCCTGGTCCTGCAGATGGCGGGCAACCGGATGCTGGAGCACCTGTCCGGCATCGTCTCGTGCGCCCTCCAGGTGTCCGGCGGCCCGGGCACCACCTGCGAGCGCCCGTCCGACTCGGCGGTCAGCCTGCACGCCCGGCTGGTCGACGCGCTCGGCATCGGCGACGGCACCGCCGCCGAGGCCGCCGTCCGCGCGCTGCTCACCGTCCACCCGGACGTCGAGCACGCGGTCCCCGCCCCCCGCGAGCACTGAGCGCGGTCCGGACGATGGACCGATCGACCGCCCCCGCCGCGCCGACCCCCCATCGGCGCGGCCGGACGGGCCGTCGCAGCGGCGGGACGTAGGCTGCCCGGGGCAGGTGGAGGCCGTTTCCCGGCGGTGTGACCCGCGCCACGACGGGCATGCGTAACACTTGAGGGGCGGCAGCGATGTGTACGGAGCGGAAGCAGCTCCGGAATACCACCACATGTCACAATGCTGTGTTGGTCTGCGGCGCTGCTGCCGTCCCGCAGACCCAGCCCCGTCCACCCACCCGAGTCCTCGGGCGGTCGGGTCCGGGTTCGTGTCCACTCATCGTCCGAGAGGTTGTTCGTGTCGGCCAGCACATCCCGTTCGCTTCCCCCCGAGATCGCCGAGTCCGCGGCACTGCTGGCGCTCATCGAGCGGGGCAAGGCCCAGGGGCAGATCGCCGGTGACGACGTGCGCCAGGCGTTCGAGGCGGACCAGATCCCGGTCACCAAGTGGAAGAACGTCATGCGCAGCCTCAATCAGGTGCTGATTGAGGAAGGCGTGGACCTCATGGTCAGCGCGGCCGAGCCGGCCGGCGCCAAGCGCAAGAGCGTTGCCGCCAAGAGCACCACCAAGCGCACTGCGACCAAGGCGGTCACCACCCGTACGCCTGCCGCGCCGACGAAGCCCCCGGTGCGGATCGCTCCTTCCCCGACCAACGTGGCCCCGGCCGCGACCGTCGCCGCCTCGGTGGCCGCTGCCGAGGTGACGGTCGTCGAGACCATCGACTCGGGCGAGTCGAAGCCGGCGGCGAAGAAGATCGCCGCGGCTCCGGCGAAGAAGGCCGTGGCCAAGAAGGCCGCCGCCGCGCCCGCGAAGAAGACCGCCGCGAAGAAGACCGCCGCCGGCAAGGCCGGCGCCAAGGGCGACGAGGAACTGGTCTCCGAGGAGGAGCTGCTCGAGGACGTCGCGCTGCCCGGTGACAAGCCGGAGGGCGAGGCGGAGGAGGAGACCGACCAGGGCTTCGTCCTCTCCGACGACGACGAGGACGACGCGCCGGCCCAGCAGGTCGCCGTCGCCGGTGCCACCGCCGACCCGGTCAAGGACTACCTGAAGCAGATCGGCAAGGTCCCGCTGCTCAACGCCGAGCAGGAGGTCGAGCTCGCCAAGCGGATCGAGGCCGGCCTGTTCGCCGAGGACAAGCTGAGCCAGGCCGACAAGCTCGCCCCGAAGCTCAAGCGCGAGCTGGAGATCATCGCCGAGGACGGCCGCCGGGCCAAGAACCACCTGCTGGAGGCCAACCTCCGCCTGGTGGTCTCGCTGGCCAAGCGCTACACCGGCCGCGGCATGCTCTTCCTGGACCTGATCCAGGAGGGCAACCTGGGCCTGATCCGTGCGGTCGAGAAGTTCGACTACACCAAGGGCTACAAGTTCTCCACCTACGCCACCTGGTGGATCCGCCAGGCGATCACCCGCGCGATGGCCGACCAGGCCCGCACCATCCGTATCCCGGTGCACATGGTCGAGGTCATCAACAAGCTGGCCCGCGTCCAGCGCCAGATGCTCCAGGACCTGGGCCGCGAGCCCACCCCGGAGGAGCTGGCCAAGGAGCTCGACATGACCCCGGAGAAGGTCATCGAGGTCCAGAAGTACGGTCGCGAGCCCATCTCGCTGCACACCCCGCTGGGCGAGGACGGCGACAGCGAGTTCGGTGACCTGATCGAGGACTCCGAGGCGGTCGTCCCGGCCGACGCGGTCTCCTTCACCCTGCTCCAGGAGCAGCTGCACTCCGTGCTGGACACCCTGTCCGAGCGCGAGGCGGGCGTGGTCTCGATGCGCTTCGGCCTGACCGACGGTCAGCCGAAGACGCTGGACGAGATCGGCAAGGTCTACGGCGTGACGCGTGAGCGCATCCGCCAGATCGAGTCGAAGACCATGTCCAAGCTGCGCCACCCGTCGCGCTCCCAGGTGCTGCGCGACTACCTGGACTAGTCGCTCGACGAAAGGGCCCCTCCGCCGCGGCGGAGGGGCCCTTTCGCTTGTCGCTCGTCCGGGTGGCCCGGTGACGCGCCTCCCGTGCGGAGGGTGATCGCTCGACTACGCTGTGCCGGTTGCCCCCCGTCGATCACCTGGAGATCCGGTGCCGCCCTTCCTGGACACGCTCCCGGCCCGTCTCGGCCGTCGGGCCGTCGCCCTCGTCGCGCTGGCCGCCCTGCCCTCCCCGCTGCTGGTGCTGGGTGCCGCGCAGCAGGCCGGGGCCCAGCGGCGGATCGTCGGCGGGTCGACCGCCTCGACCGCGGACCACCCGTGGATGGTGGCGCTGTCCAGCCGCAAGCAGTTCGGCAGCGCGCACTCCGGGCAGTTCTGCGGCGGGGCGCTGGTCACCGGGACGAAGGTGGTGACGGCGGCCCACTGCTTCTACGACGAGTCGACCGGCCGCCGGACCGACCGGCCGGGGCTCCGGGTGGTGCTCGGCCGGGACGACCTGCGCGGCACGGCCGGGCGGGAGGTCGCGGTCACGAACGTCTGGATCGACCCGGACTACAGCTTCGCCGCCAACACCCGGGATGTGGCGGTGCTCACGCTGGCCGAGGCGCAGCCGGAGCGGCCGGTGATCGAGCTGGTCGGTCCGGGCGAGAGCGAGCCGTACGCGGAGGGCACGCCGGCGACGGTTTTCGGTTGGGGGGACACCCGCGGCGACGGCAGCTATTCGCCGGTGCTGCGGCAGGTGACGGTGCCGATCGTCTCGGACGCGGTCTGTGGTCACGCGTACCCGGCGGGTGGCGACACCGCGTACGACGCGCGGACGATGGTGTGCGCGGGCGAGGAGCGCGGCGGGAAGGACGCCTGCCAGGGCGACAGCGGCGGGCCGCTGGTGGTGGCCGGGCGGCTGGCCGGTCTGGTCTCGTGGGGCACCGGCTGTGCGGAGGCGGCCCACCCGGGCGTCTACACGCGGGTGGCCGCGGTGGCCGAGTCGGTGCGCTCGGTGCTGTAGGCCGGTGTGCTGCCGGGCGCCGGGCGTCCGGAAGTCACGGTCGGCGCGTCACGCGCGGTGGTCTGACGGTCGCTCAGGGTGGCGGCCGGAAAAGAGCGAAGCCGGGCGGCGGGCCCGAGGACCCGCCGCCCGGCCGGCGTCGACCGTGGTCGACTCAGCTCGGCGAACGACCGTGGACGGTCAGCGCTCGTCGTCGCTGGCCGAGTTCGGCGTCGCCGACAGGCGGCCGCTCTCGTCCTGTATGTCGACGGCGATCTTCTTGAGCTCGGGCTCGAACTTCCGGCCGTGGTGGGCGCAGAAGAGCAGCTCTCCTCCGCTGGCGAGGACGACACGCAGGTAGGCCTGGGCGCCGCACCGGTCGCAGCGGTCGGCCGCGGTGAGCGGGCTCGCAGGGGTCAGAACAGTAGTCACGTCGCCTCTTCTCTAGCTCGACGAGCTGTGTACCAGGATCAACATCCAACCAGGTCGAATTCGTTCCCGCTCGTGGCTTTTCTCTCTGAGGATTTCGCTGCGGTGTTGATGCGCCTTGTTGATGAGGAGGTGCCCCGGGCTCCGGTGGTTCATGCGTACCGAATTCCGCGGCGCACCCCCGCACCTCGAACGCCCGATCGGTTCGGGCTCCGGGTCCGCGTAGCATAATCCTCCGCCGGGTTGGAGCATAGCCCCGTCGTGGCGCCCGGTAGCCTGCATCACAGCAGCTCCGCCGCCTGTCCGGCCCGCCACGTTCCGACAGGATCCGTGGTGTCAGCAGGAGATGGCATCCTCGGACCCGCGCGGTCGCCGGAAGTCTTGTTCGCGCAGCGCGTACAAGCCGAGCGGGCCCCGAAGGGCGGCGTCTCAGTTGCTGAGAGCGTGCGGGGTGTCCGTCAACGAGGTGGAGGAGTGCACAGCGTGAGTGGGAAATCGACCGTCCCGGCCTCTCTGGTGACAGGGGAGGACGGGTCCAACTACACCGCGCGGCACCTTCTCGTCCTGGAGGGCCTGGAGGCGGTCCGCAAGCGTCCCGGCATGTACATCGGCTCGACCGACAGCCGCGGCCTGATGCACTGCCTGTGGGAGATCATCGACAACTCGGTCGACGAGGCGCTCGGCGGCTTCTGCGACAAGATCGAGGTGCTGCTGCACGAGGACGGCTCGGTCGAGGTCCGTGACAACGGCCGCGGCATCCCGGTCGACGTGGAGCCGAAGACCGGCCTGTCCGGCGTCGAGGTCGTGATGACCAAGCTGCACGCCGGCGGCAAGTTCGGCGGCGGCTCGTACGCGGCCTCCGGCGGTCTGCACGGCGTCGGCGCCTCCGTGGTCAACGCGCTCTCCGCCCGCCTGGACGTCGAGGTCGACCGCGGCGGCCACACCCACGCGATCTCCTTCCGCCGCGGCACCCCCGGCATCTTCACCGAGCTCTCCCCGGACGCGCCGTTCGAGGCGGGCAGCGGCCTGGCCAAGAAGGGCAGGGCGACCCGGGGGAAGACCGGCACCCGGATCCGCTACTGGGCGGACCGGCAGATCTTCCTCAAGGACGCCAGGCTCTCGCTGGACCTGCTGCACGCCCGCGCCCGGCAGACCGCCTTCCTGGTGCCCGGCCTGACCATCATCGTCCGTGACGAGCGGCTGACGGAGAGCGAGAAGGTCCGCACCGACACCTTCCGCTTCGACGGCGGCATCAGCGAGTTCTGCGAGTTCCTCGCCCCCGACAAGCCGGTCTGCGACGTGCTGCGGCTGCACGGCGAGGGCACCTTCAAGGAGACCGTCCCGGTCCTCGACGAGCTCGGCCACATGACCCCGACCGAGGTCACCCGCGACCTCGGCGTGGACATCGCGCTGCGCTGGGGCGCCGGTTACGACTCCACCGTGCGCTCCTTCGTGAACATCATCGCCACCCCCAAGGGCGGCACCCACGTCACCGGCTTCGAGCGCTCGCTCGCCAAGACCGTCAACGAGGTGCTGCGCTCGGCCAAGATGCTGCGCGTCGCCGAGGACGACATCACCAAGGACGACGCCCTGGAGGGCCTCACCGCGGTGGTCACCGTCCGGCTCGCCGAGCCGCAGTTCGAGGGCCAGACCAAGGAGGTGCTCGGCACCTCGGCGGCCAACCGGATCGTCGCCGCGGTGGTCGCCAAGGAGCTGAAGGGCTTCCTCACCTCCACCAAGAAGGACGAGAAGGTCCAGGCCCGCGCCGTCCTGGAGAAGGTGGTCGCCGCCGCCCGCACCCGGGTCGCCGCCCGCCAGCACAAGGAGGCCCAGCGCCGGAAGACCGCGCTGGAGACCAGCTCGCTCCCCGCCAAGCTGGCCGACTGCCGCAGCGACGACGTCGACCGCAGCGAACTCTTCATCGTCGAGGGCGACTCGGCGCTCGGCACCGCCAAGCTCGCCCGCAACTCCGAGTTCCAGGCGCTGCTGCCGATCCGCGGCAAGATCCTCAACGTGCAGAAGGCCTCGGTGAGCGACATGCTCAAGAACGCCGAGTGCGCGTCGATCATCCAGGTGATAGGAGCCGGCTCCGGCCGCAGCTTCGAGATCGACCAGGCCCGCTACGGCAAGGTCATCTTCATGGCGGACGCCGACGTCGACGGCTCGCACATCCGCTGCCTGCTGCTCACCCTCTTCCAGCGCTACATGCGCCCGATGGTCGAGCAGGGCCGGGTCTTCGCCGCCGTCCCGCCGCTGCACCGGATCGAGCTCACCAATCCCAAGCGCGGCCAGGAGAAGTACCACTACACCTACTCCGACGGGGAGCTGCGCCGCACCCTGCTGGAGTTCCAGGGCAAGGGCCTGCGCTGGAAGGACCCGATCCAGCGGTACAAGGGCCTCGGTGAGATGGACGCCGACCAGCTGGCCGAGACCACCATGGACCCGCGCCACCGCATCCTGCGCCGGATCAACCTCGGCGACCTGGAGGCGGCCGAGCAGACCTTCGACCTGCTGATGGGCAACGACGTGGCGCCGCGCCGCGAGTTCATCGTCGACTCGGCGGCCACCCTGGACCGCTCCCGGATCGACGCCTGACCCGCGGCTGCGAAGGGCCTCTCCACCCCCGGGTGGAGAGGCCCTTCGCCGTCCGGTTCCACCCCGGCTCCGATCCCCGCGACCCGGCCGGTCCGTAGCGTCGAGAGGGTCAGCAACCCTGCAGCCGGGAGACCGAGATGACCACCCTCGCCAACGTCCTGATCGCCCTCGTGGTGGTCGTCCTGGTGGTCGGCCGCCAGCTCAAGGCCCGCCCCCTGGAGACCGGCCGCCGCCCATGGCTCGTCCCCGCCGTCCTCGCGGTGATCGCCCTGCGCGACCCCGCGCTGATCGACCACGACCACCGGGCCACCGCCGGCCTGCTGCTGGCCGGCTCGCTGCTCACCACGCTCGCCATGGGCTGCGTCTGGGGCTGGACCGTCCGGCTGTGGCGCGACGACAGCGGCACGCTGTGGACCAGGGGCACCCGGGCCACCGCGTACGCCTGGCTCGGCATGATCGCGGTTCGGATCGGCTGGTACGGTGCCGCCGCCGCGCTGCACGTCCGGCAGGGCAGCGCCGTGCTGCTGCTCTCGCTCGGCGGCATGCTGCTGGTGCGCGGCCTCGTGGTGGACTGGCGGGCACGCGGCGTCGAGCACGGCCACACCCTCGCCGCCTGAACCGACCCGAGAGGATCCGCCGGTGACCACCCTGGAGCGCTGGACCCGCTGGCCCGCCGGGGACGTCCCGGTCCGGGACCGGCTCACCCCGGCGCGCCGGGTGCTCGCCGTCGGCGGGCGCTCGGTGCTGCTGGTCGCGGTGGTGGTGAGCACCTTCGGCGGCGGCCGGTTCAGCGGATGGCGGGTGCTGCCGCCGCTCGGCTGGCTGCTGGGGGCGGTCGCCCTGGCCACCGCCTGGTTCCTCGCCGTCCGGGCGCGCCGGCTGTGGGGGGTGCTCGCCGCCACCGCCGGGCTGCTGCTGGTCGCCGGCCTGGCCGCCGAGGGCGGCGCCCACACCCTCGCCTCGGTGGTCTGGTGCGGCCTGGCCGTGGTCGCGCTGGTCCGGCTGCCGCTGGGCGCCGCCGTGATCACCGGCGCCGCGGCGCTCGCCTCGTACGGGCTGATGTCCGGCGACCCGGTGGTCGCGGTGGCCGGGGTCACCGCCGGGATCGGCCTGTTCGGCTACCTGCTGCGGCTGGACAACCAGGCCCGCTCGGCGCAGCGCGAACTGCTGGCCCAGGAGCGCGCCGCGCACGCCGCCCGCGCCGAGTCCGCGGCGCTCGCCGAACGGGCCCGGATCGCCCGGGAGATCCACGACGTGCTGGCGCACAGCCTCTCCGCGCAGCTGGTGCACCTGGAGGCGGCCCGGCTGATGATCGACGGCGGCGCCGACCGCGGGCAGATCCGCGAGCGGGTGGTCGCCGCCCGGCGGATGGCCCAGGACGGGCTGGTCGAGACCCGCCGGGCGCTCTCCGCACTGCGCGGCGAACTCACCCCGCTCGGTGAGCAGTTGGCCGAGCTCGCCGAGCTGCAGCGGGCCGAGCTGCGGATCGAGGGCGCCGTCCGGCCGCTGCCCGCCGAGGCCCAACTGGCGGTCCGGCGCACCGCGCAGGAGGCGCTCACCAACGTCCGCAAGCACGCTCCGGGCAGCCGGGCCACGGTCGTCCTGGTCTACCGGGACGACACGGTGGAGCTGGAG from Kitasatospora terrestris includes the following:
- a CDS encoding RNA polymerase sigma factor, which produces MSASTSRSLPPEIAESAALLALIERGKAQGQIAGDDVRQAFEADQIPVTKWKNVMRSLNQVLIEEGVDLMVSAAEPAGAKRKSVAAKSTTKRTATKAVTTRTPAAPTKPPVRIAPSPTNVAPAATVAASVAAAEVTVVETIDSGESKPAAKKIAAAPAKKAVAKKAAAAPAKKTAAKKTAAGKAGAKGDEELVSEEELLEDVALPGDKPEGEAEEETDQGFVLSDDDEDDAPAQQVAVAGATADPVKDYLKQIGKVPLLNAEQEVELAKRIEAGLFAEDKLSQADKLAPKLKRELEIIAEDGRRAKNHLLEANLRLVVSLAKRYTGRGMLFLDLIQEGNLGLIRAVEKFDYTKGYKFSTYATWWIRQAITRAMADQARTIRIPVHMVEVINKLARVQRQMLQDLGREPTPEELAKELDMTPEKVIEVQKYGREPISLHTPLGEDGDSEFGDLIEDSEAVVPADAVSFTLLQEQLHSVLDTLSEREAGVVSMRFGLTDGQPKTLDEIGKVYGVTRERIRQIESKTMSKLRHPSRSQVLRDYLD
- a CDS encoding serine protease, with protein sequence MPPFLDTLPARLGRRAVALVALAALPSPLLVLGAAQQAGAQRRIVGGSTASTADHPWMVALSSRKQFGSAHSGQFCGGALVTGTKVVTAAHCFYDESTGRRTDRPGLRVVLGRDDLRGTAGREVAVTNVWIDPDYSFAANTRDVAVLTLAEAQPERPVIELVGPGESEPYAEGTPATVFGWGDTRGDGSYSPVLRQVTVPIVSDAVCGHAYPAGGDTAYDARTMVCAGEERGGKDACQGDSGGPLVVAGRLAGLVSWGTGCAEAAHPGVYTRVAAVAESVRSVL
- a CDS encoding DUF7455 domain-containing protein, translating into MTTVLTPASPLTAADRCDRCGAQAYLRVVLASGGELLFCAHHGRKFEPELKKIAVDIQDESGRLSATPNSASDDER
- a CDS encoding DNA gyrase/topoisomerase IV subunit B, which gives rise to MHSVSGKSTVPASLVTGEDGSNYTARHLLVLEGLEAVRKRPGMYIGSTDSRGLMHCLWEIIDNSVDEALGGFCDKIEVLLHEDGSVEVRDNGRGIPVDVEPKTGLSGVEVVMTKLHAGGKFGGGSYAASGGLHGVGASVVNALSARLDVEVDRGGHTHAISFRRGTPGIFTELSPDAPFEAGSGLAKKGRATRGKTGTRIRYWADRQIFLKDARLSLDLLHARARQTAFLVPGLTIIVRDERLTESEKVRTDTFRFDGGISEFCEFLAPDKPVCDVLRLHGEGTFKETVPVLDELGHMTPTEVTRDLGVDIALRWGAGYDSTVRSFVNIIATPKGGTHVTGFERSLAKTVNEVLRSAKMLRVAEDDITKDDALEGLTAVVTVRLAEPQFEGQTKEVLGTSAANRIVAAVVAKELKGFLTSTKKDEKVQARAVLEKVVAAARTRVAARQHKEAQRRKTALETSSLPAKLADCRSDDVDRSELFIVEGDSALGTAKLARNSEFQALLPIRGKILNVQKASVSDMLKNAECASIIQVIGAGSGRSFEIDQARYGKVIFMADADVDGSHIRCLLLTLFQRYMRPMVEQGRVFAAVPPLHRIELTNPKRGQEKYHYTYSDGELRRTLLEFQGKGLRWKDPIQRYKGLGEMDADQLAETTMDPRHRILRRINLGDLEAAEQTFDLLMGNDVAPRREFIVDSAATLDRSRIDA
- a CDS encoding DUF1453 domain-containing protein codes for the protein MTTLANVLIALVVVVLVVGRQLKARPLETGRRPWLVPAVLAVIALRDPALIDHDHRATAGLLLAGSLLTTLAMGCVWGWTVRLWRDDSGTLWTRGTRATAYAWLGMIAVRIGWYGAAAALHVRQGSAVLLLSLGGMLLVRGLVVDWRARGVEHGHTLAA
- a CDS encoding sensor histidine kinase, with translation MTTLERWTRWPAGDVPVRDRLTPARRVLAVGGRSVLLVAVVVSTFGGGRFSGWRVLPPLGWLLGAVALATAWFLAVRARRLWGVLAATAGLLLVAGLAAEGGAHTLASVVWCGLAVVALVRLPLGAAVITGAAALASYGLMSGDPVVAVAGVTAGIGLFGYLLRLDNQARSAQRELLAQERAAHAARAESAALAERARIAREIHDVLAHSLSAQLVHLEAARLMIDGGADRGQIRERVVAARRMAQDGLVETRRALSALRGELTPLGEQLAELAELQRAELRIEGAVRPLPAEAQLAVRRTAQEALTNVRKHAPGSRATVVLVYRDDTVELEVGNTGGARPPGGGDSALAGSGSGYGLLGMRERAELLGGELLAGPDDAGGWRVRLTVPA